One genomic segment of Lysobacter sp. 5GHs7-4 includes these proteins:
- a CDS encoding ketosteroid isomerase-related protein, whose product MKIDGTRSHDRATEVVLAYYAAFNRGDWEGMLVLLSDDVAHDLNQGARETGRAAFAQFLQRMQASYREQLHDIVVLVSPDGSRAAAEYVVHGQYLASDAGLPEARGQKYVLPGGAFFELRDGRIQRVTNYYNLQDWIAQVS is encoded by the coding sequence ATGAAGATAGACGGTACCCGCAGCCACGACCGCGCCACCGAGGTGGTGCTGGCCTACTACGCCGCCTTCAACCGCGGCGACTGGGAGGGCATGCTGGTCCTGCTCTCCGACGACGTCGCCCACGACCTCAACCAGGGCGCGCGCGAAACCGGCCGCGCGGCGTTCGCGCAGTTCCTGCAGCGCATGCAGGCCAGCTACCGCGAGCAGCTGCACGACATCGTGGTGCTGGTTTCGCCCGACGGCAGCCGCGCGGCCGCCGAGTACGTGGTGCACGGCCAGTACCTGGCCAGCGACGCCGGCCTGCCGGAGGCGCGCGGACAGAAGTATGTGCTGCCCGGCGGTGCCTTCTTCGAACTGCGCGACGGCCGCATCCAGCGCGTGACCAATTACTACAACCTGCAGGATTGGATCGCGCAGGTGAGTTGA